A section of the Pedobacter sp. HDW13 genome encodes:
- a CDS encoding DUF6252 family protein: MKISLHLIKCYISILLLVLTLTSCKKHSSITKDEELPAETQVGANTFGCLIDGKVYTPDGVIGLPALTASIQSDILSLYSRRKSTNEGVGLPVRNMVATGEYPITSETTYSGFDAAYPAIEGKIIITKYDKVKNIISGRFYFTGKNASTGKLISVTNGRFDINFTN; this comes from the coding sequence GTGAAAATCTCACTGCATTTGATAAAATGCTATATATCAATCTTACTGTTAGTTTTAACATTAACTTCTTGTAAGAAACATTCTTCTATAACTAAAGATGAAGAACTACCAGCTGAAACCCAGGTAGGAGCAAATACATTTGGGTGCCTTATTGATGGTAAGGTATACACGCCAGATGGTGTGATTGGTCTGCCGGCACTCACAGCCTCAATACAATCTGATATTTTATCCCTTTATTCCAGAAGAAAAAGCACTAATGAAGGAGTTGGTTTACCAGTTAGAAATATGGTAGCCACAGGCGAGTATCCAATTACTTCCGAAACGACGTATAGCGGTTTTGATGCTGCTTACCCTGCCATTGAAGGAAAAATAATCATCACCAAGTACGATAAGGTCAAAAATATTATTTCTGGACGATTTTACTTTACTGGCAAAAATGCCTCTACAGGAAAGCTAATCTCTGTCACAAATGGGCGGTTCGACATTAATTTCACGAACTAA
- a CDS encoding efflux transporter outer membrane subunit, giving the protein MKLAKINIYLLLGTALYLSSCAVGRKYSRPAIETPVVYRQQISVTGDTVLLPWKTFFQDPKLVELINQAVVKNMDVSVAMLNLEQVNLTYKQAKLGLIPSLDLAIGASRNFPSKNSLNGSLNQQFTGERYLDDFNATLSLSWEADIWGKVKMQKAGAKANYLMQKENLEALRTRIVAQVAQSYNNLITLDEQLKVAERNTALSDSTLKMIRIQFKSAQVNSLAVAQAEAQKKTAELLVPLTKLNIEVQENALSILCGKFPDQIERASDRAELVRTKLFPTGVPANLLARRPDIKAAEYAVTAANANTGLAKAAMFPAFSLTPSVGMNSFKFNNWFDLPGSLARNFAGNIAQPIFRKKELRTAYEIAQLEQQKSAEQFRLSVMTAVGEVSDALVKSKYAEERSLLVDEKRTALEKAGRDAMLLFKSGMATYLEVIVAQNNSLQNELERTEIKRDQFNAIIDLYRSLGGGVE; this is encoded by the coding sequence ATGAAATTAGCTAAAATCAATATATATCTGCTGCTCGGTACAGCCCTTTACCTCAGCTCTTGTGCTGTGGGTAGAAAATACAGTCGTCCGGCAATAGAAACCCCTGTGGTTTACAGGCAACAAATTTCGGTAACCGGCGATACGGTGCTACTGCCATGGAAAACTTTTTTTCAGGACCCAAAACTGGTTGAACTGATTAACCAGGCGGTGGTAAAAAACATGGATGTATCCGTAGCCATGTTAAACCTCGAACAGGTTAACCTTACTTACAAACAGGCCAAGCTGGGGTTGATTCCCTCGCTCGATCTGGCCATTGGTGCATCCAGGAATTTCCCTTCAAAGAATTCGCTTAACGGATCATTAAATCAACAGTTTACGGGCGAGCGGTACCTGGATGATTTCAATGCCACACTTTCCCTATCCTGGGAGGCCGATATATGGGGCAAGGTAAAAATGCAAAAAGCTGGGGCTAAAGCAAACTACCTGATGCAAAAAGAAAACCTGGAGGCCTTAAGAACCAGAATTGTAGCACAGGTAGCACAAAGTTATAATAACCTGATCACTTTGGATGAGCAGTTAAAGGTTGCTGAGCGGAACACTGCATTGAGCGATAGTACACTGAAAATGATCCGTATCCAGTTTAAATCAGCACAGGTTAATTCTTTGGCGGTAGCCCAGGCAGAGGCACAGAAAAAAACGGCCGAACTGCTTGTTCCCTTAACAAAACTGAATATAGAAGTACAGGAAAATGCATTGAGTATTCTCTGCGGAAAATTCCCAGACCAGATTGAAAGAGCATCAGACAGGGCTGAATTGGTTCGTACCAAATTATTCCCAACAGGGGTACCCGCAAATTTGCTTGCCCGCCGGCCAGATATTAAAGCTGCTGAATATGCGGTGACGGCTGCAAATGCCAATACAGGCTTGGCTAAAGCAGCCATGTTTCCGGCATTCAGCCTCACTCCTTCTGTAGGCATGAACTCATTTAAATTTAATAACTGGTTTGACCTACCAGGTTCGCTGGCAAGAAACTTCGCTGGCAATATTGCTCAGCCTATCTTCCGCAAAAAGGAATTAAGAACGGCCTACGAAATTGCGCAACTCGAACAGCAGAAATCGGCAGAACAGTTTAGGCTTTCGGTGATGACAGCCGTTGGCGAGGTATCGGATGCATTAGTGAAATCGAAATATGCAGAGGAACGTTCGTTGCTTGTTGACGAAAAAAGGACTGCGCTCGAAAAAGCAGGTCGTGATGCGATGCTACTCTTTAAGAGCGGAATGGCAACTTATCTGGAAGTAATTGTAGCACAAAACAACAGTTTACAGAACGAGTTGGAAAGAACGGAGATCAAACGCGATCAGTTCAATGCCATAATCGATCTCTACCGATCGCTAGGTGGTGGCGTAGAATAA
- a CDS encoding O-antigen ligase family protein, with the protein MAKNKLDSIFSYWNIFLLSFILLLVLATQSRAGLFLYCISLIFLFRTYIKSFYSKSRYKVILLTATIIFSTALITTLIYLKVPSALGRLFIWQNSFEMFWQKPILGWGSGGFEKSYLDQQATYFKNNLSSDAYKYKMVADSVSSPLNEYLKILVDHGIMGILCLAITIRIIWKFSKNIHNKNEYSFFFTLTLILLSAFVYFTFQSTTIFLVLLLCLAYISSGESELNLYVTINKSVTLLIKGLLFILCSLLFYYSLEQYNATARWKKAINHMESHPEISLKVYKEISNELNHRPAFNYNYGVTLFQYGRYPESVKIFEDLRNKFVTLDVMLYLGKSYQAVKQYNNAEKIFKDASFMVPNRFIPKYNLFRLYHEIKDFKKADAVAQEILTMPVKIPSNEVDSIKNEVKKMLIK; encoded by the coding sequence ATGGCTAAAAACAAGTTAGATTCAATATTTAGTTATTGGAATATCTTTCTGCTATCATTCATATTGTTATTGGTTTTAGCTACCCAATCCCGAGCTGGATTATTTCTCTACTGCATCAGTTTGATATTTTTATTCCGTACATATATAAAAAGCTTTTATTCTAAAAGTAGATATAAGGTTATACTGCTTACAGCGACAATTATTTTTTCAACAGCCTTAATAACAACTTTGATATATTTAAAAGTTCCATCAGCATTAGGCAGACTTTTTATATGGCAAAATTCTTTTGAAATGTTTTGGCAAAAACCCATTTTAGGATGGGGATCTGGTGGATTTGAAAAATCATATCTGGATCAACAGGCAACATATTTCAAAAACAATCTATCTTCAGACGCTTATAAATATAAGATGGTCGCTGATAGTGTATCCTCACCTCTTAACGAATACCTAAAAATACTTGTAGATCATGGCATTATGGGTATTTTATGTTTGGCTATAACGATCAGAATAATCTGGAAATTTTCGAAAAACATCCATAATAAGAATGAATATTCCTTTTTCTTTACCTTAACTTTAATCTTGTTATCGGCTTTTGTCTATTTTACTTTTCAATCTACGACAATATTTTTGGTCCTCCTATTGTGCCTGGCCTATATCTCTAGCGGAGAAAGTGAATTAAATTTATACGTAACTATAAATAAATCGGTTACATTATTAATAAAAGGTTTGTTATTTATTTTATGTTCTTTATTATTCTATTATAGTTTAGAACAATACAATGCCACTGCCAGGTGGAAGAAAGCAATAAATCACATGGAATCTCATCCCGAAATATCGTTAAAGGTTTATAAAGAAATATCTAACGAATTAAACCATCGGCCAGCTTTTAATTACAATTATGGGGTTACATTATTTCAATATGGCCGGTATCCAGAAAGTGTTAAAATCTTCGAAGACCTTAGGAATAAGTTTGTCACTCTAGACGTAATGCTATACTTAGGTAAATCTTACCAGGCCGTTAAACAATATAATAATGCTGAGAAAATCTTCAAAGATGCTTCTTTTATGGTACCTAATAGATTTATCCCAAAATACAATCTGTTTAGGCTTTATCACGAAATTAAAGATTTTAAGAAGGCAGATGCTGTAGCGCAAGAAATATTGACCATGCCAGTAAAAATACCTTCAAATGAAGTAGATAGCATAAAAAATGAAGTAAAAAAAATGTTGATTAAATGA